A single genomic interval of Equus quagga isolate Etosha38 chromosome 19, UCLA_HA_Equagga_1.0, whole genome shotgun sequence harbors:
- the SPIC gene encoding transcription factor Spi-C has translation MACVEQDKLGQAFEDAFEVLRQHSTGDLQYPPDYKNYLAFINHCHVRGNSSCCAVLPVEEPVYNWRTVINSAADLYFEGNIHQSLQNIPENQLVQPAVLQQKGGKGRKKLRLFEYLHESLYNPEMASCIQWVDKNRGIFQFISKNKEKLAQLWGKRKGNRKTMTYQKMARALRNYGRTGEITKIRRKLTYQFSEVILQRLSPSYFLEKEIFYSQYVQPDQGYLSLNNWNANYNYTYANYPELSHPDC, from the exons ATG GCTTGTGTTGAACAAGACAAGCTGGGACAAGCATTTGAGGATGCTTTTGAGGTACTGAGGCAACATTCAACTGGAGATCTTCAGTACCCCCCAG attacAAAAATTACCTGGCCTTCATCAACCACTGTCATGTCAGAGGGAATTCCAgctgctgtgctgtgctgccGGTAGAGGAACCTGTCTATAACTGGAGAACAGTAATA AACAGTGCTGCAGACCtctattttgaaggaaatattcATCAATCTCTGCAGAACATCCCTGAAAACCAGCTAGTACAACCTGCTGTTCTCCAGCAAAAGGGAGGAAAAG gcAGGAAGAAGCTCCGACTGTTTGAATATCTTCATGAATCCTTGTATAATCCTGAGATGGCATCTTGTATTCAGTGGGTAGATAAAAACAGAGGCATCTTTCAGTTcatatcaaaaaacaaagaaaaacttgcccaactttggggaaaaagaaaaggcaaccgGAAGACGATGACTTACCAGAAAATGGCCAGAGCACTGAGGAATTATGGAAGAACTGGGGAAATCACCAAAATCCGGAGAAAGCTAACTTACCAATTCAGTGAGGTCATTCTCCAAAGACTCTCTCCATCTTATTTCTTGGAAAAAGAGATCTTCTACTCACAGTATGTTCAACCTGATCAAGGATATCTCAGTTTAAATAACTGGAATGCaaattataattatacatatgCCAATTACCCTGAGCTAAGTCACCCTGATTGCTAA